A window of the Chanodichthys erythropterus isolate Z2021 chromosome 21, ASM2448905v1, whole genome shotgun sequence genome harbors these coding sequences:
- the LOC137011647 gene encoding fibronectin type III domain-containing protein 9, protein MTIAIQNITATSAIVSWPSSPGCVDTFYSVMYHPNWNSLLMGYTRKSFLREDRVPVSQTSTSLGNLSPQTTYILCVTCQSANPTREQCQVFSTLDEGTELGESSRELAMGVWLASSILLLIIAVALLWGCLHTMCPAKRNPKRGSQPGPNPPHLALTPMGGKMGSEGRKSLYMPGCSEEDFHNATVIENPFRVEHGREMANGSRELQTSSNKQKFGPESE, encoded by the coding sequence ATGACTATCGCCATTCAGAACATCACCGCTACCTCTGCCATCGTCAGCTGGCCGTCTTCTCCAGGCTGTGTGGACACGTTCTACAGCGTCATGTATCACCCTAACTGGAACAGCCTTCTGATGGGTTACACACGCAAGAGTTTTCTGCGCGAGGACAGGGTTCCCGTGAGCCAGACTTCTACCAGTCTGGGCAACCTTAGTCCTCAGACCACATACATCCTCTGCGTCACCTGCCAGTCTGCAAATCCCACCAGAGAGCAGTGCCAAGTCTTTAGTACCCTAGATGAGGGCACTGAGCTCGGGGAGAGCAGCAGGGAGCTAGCAATGGGAGTCTGGCTGGCCAGCAGCATTCTCTTGCTGATCATTGCTGTGGCTCTGCTTTGGGGATGTCTCCATACCATGTGTCCAGCAAAGAGGAACCCAAAAAGAGGTAGCCAGCCAGGTCCGAACCCTCCACACCTGGCTCTGACCCCCATGGGTGGGAAGATGGGAAGTGAAGGAAGAAAAAGTCTATACATGCCCGGTTGCAGCGAGGAGGACTTTCACAACGCAACAGTAATCGAGAATCCTTTTCGAGTCGAGCATGGCAGAGAAATGGCAAACGGAAGTCGTGAACTTCAAACATCGagtaataaacaaaaatttGGCCCCGAGTCAGAATAA